The genomic DNA CAAAAACATCATGAACACTGAAAAAAACTGTGTAATACTTATAAAACACAGccattattatttaaaaaagagTAAATATAAATTCtaattaacaatgatttagataaacatatactgtcaaaaactaacgataaaagagTCCGACAAGTTCGATTGTCTCATTCATAAGATGTTACATGTATTCATGAAACAATTAAGACCGtctttaaatgtacaatcagactcaattcgtgctaaggtctttgtctaactcatgcaaattaatgactctggactcttagtttctcttgagatcgcatatttaatttagtttcccctGACAacggcgccaagatgtcgccgaaacgtcggatgcttttatcgttagtttttgccagtatataaatataaattacaatgaaaaaaaCATGACCTAACAACAGTGCAAGTACTGCATTAAATGTGTGACAGCATTAAAATCGACAGCAGTTTACTGTCATACGTTGTGTATTTCCCATGGAATGTTCCCAGTGAAGGAAAGATTGTGAAGCAAGTCACCAAAACGACAAAAAGAGGATTTTTCTGTGATTCACAATCAAATTGGTAACCCTGCGGCCAATTTGCTGAAGTATTTATCTTATTGAAAGGaccatttttaattttctttagcTGAACAAATACAGGAAAATTAGTTTGTCATTATCGAAGCACCTTAGACAATGAAACAAGCGTTAAAAAGTGTGAGAGCACATGTATTGGGTTCCCTGTGGCAAAAAGTTCACAACTTTAAATGCTAAATTTTGGCGTGTTTCCCTAAACaaattttgggggatttttagTACGTCACTTAGTAGACCATCCTTGTTTGCATTACAGTGAAAAAAATTCTGTCGCAATTTGTTTGATCAGAAGTAAGTTAAGATCGTATTAAGATCTTTACACTTTACCAGCATTATCTTACAAGAATCTTGCAAGAACCTTAATAAGATCTTACTCTCGAGCAGCAatatcttacaagattcttactaAGATCTGACACTCAAGACTACAATGTATAAGAATCTGGTAAATTTACTGTGAACATTACGTCGTGATCTTTGTTCTCAAACAAACACTTTACCAGAATCTTAAATCATTTTAGTATCACAGACTTAAAAGACCAAGATCTACAAAAACTAGTATACACAACCAAAGTGGTTTGTCAAAACAGTTTATTGCACAATCAGAAATGGAGGTGactgaaataatttttactaaaaaatcttTTCACAAAACACTTGTATGAAATTCCATTTTAAGGCccagttcaaacgtcgaacttttaatgtgccgaacctaattattagattcggcacatgaaaagttcgacgtatGAATCAATTAGGTTCGACAGATTTGTATTTATGTCGACATCGATTCAGACGTTGAACCTcctcatgtgccgaatctaatgcataCATTATGTATGAATTATATAAATTATGATTTATCCAGAACTCTGTGCGTCTTAGCTACTTGACATGCGTGAAAGGTCTGATTTCAAATAAAATGGTGGTAATGGAAGGTACGTGTTCCTCATGTTTTGCTGCAACAAAATATACCTGTTTACAATGCCATGAACAATTTTGTATGCGGTGTTCTGTGTTTGAGAACGACGAAGCCGTCGCTGGCTGGAGAGGCGGTCGATCGGTGGCATATTGCGAACGCTGCTTCCAGGATAAAATGGAGCGTGAAATGCTCTCCAACGACAATGCTGATTGCACAAGGATGGAAACACAGGAAACAAGAAATCCTTCTAACCAGCGGAATTCCCTAGAAAGGTTTGCATTTGCTATGTATTAACGATACTACTGATCACATCCAGTGAACAATGCGACTCTTTGCAGATGACAGCATTATATTGTGCACGTGTATAGAAAAATGGGCTGAAACATATAAGGGGTTTTGTTTTGACCTAATGaccgttatatttaaattgcaAATTGTCCATTACAGTtgaaccttgataatggagtcatatCTGACCCCGAAACATCGGATATTGTTGTTAGGTTttattcttaataataataataccacaGTAATGTTATGTGTACACAGGAGAGGTACCTAACAAACTTACATGGAGGAAACATCTTGAGCCTTAACATGTTTTTTCCTACAGAAAGAGAGCTGACAAATCTGAGGAGGATGAAGATGGCCCAAGTGAAGATGATGAATCTAATGATGAAGAAGTAGACAATGTGATTCAACATTGTagagaaaaaggaaagagaaaaaccaATAAAAAAGGATGACCTAAAATATATGAAGGAATAAAACTCAATAATAATGCTTTATAATACAGATGAAACAAAACTAGTTAATGTCTGTGTTTTATTCCACCCAACTCCCTGGGAAATGGAATAATAGTAGTTGTAGAGGATGATTACAACCGCAGTTGGTACACAGATATCATACTAGGTCCTGTTAACAGACTTCTCCTGTTTCTTTTTCACACCACAGTTTCTTGCAGAGCACATCTCTGACTTTATTTGCCTCAAAAGAGGTATCCCTGATACTGGAGAAATCCCTCATCTGCAATAGCTTTCCAATATCCTCCCTGTTTCGCTTTTGGCCATTTCCATCAGAGCTCAAATCCAACTTTCTGGAAATTGAATCCCCTTGCATTATGCATATGTTATGCAGCACCATGCATGCCAATGTCATCATGCGAACAAAATCTCAGCTGCTCTCACTCTTGCGAAGTAGAACCCTCCACCTCCCCTTCAATTGGCCATAGGCACCTTGTGAGACCATACAGGCTCTGCTCAAACGGTAATTGAAATATCGTTGCTGGGCTGTCAAAACTGCATTTGTAAATGGTTTCATCAACCATGTTCGCAAAGGGAATGCAGAGTCTCCGACCATAAGGGGAGGGATATTAATATCCCCTTCAGTTTTTCCAATTGATGGAAACCATTTTGAATGCAGCTTTAAAGGTCAGTAGATCGAAATATAACTGCGTCATGGGAATTCCCTGGGAATCCACAACTACCCCATACAAATCGATAGTGTGAATATACCATTGCCATCAAAACAATTGAATAAAAATTTTTACAATTATGATACTCTTTGCATGCCTCTAGCCCTCCCGGAGGGCATTTCATTGGTATATGGCAACCATCTATCGCTGCCCAACAGCATGGAAATTGCCAACATTCCTCCATATCAAGGATTTTTCTCTTGAAATCTTCTCGTGTTTTGGGCATGTGACTTGACACAGTTTCATTCAACAAATGGTCTACGAGGACTTGACAAACTTCACGCACGATTAAGGAGACAGTAGAGACGCCAAGTCCACTCATTTCCGTAATTGTATAAAGGTAATCTCCCCTTCCTAGTCTATATAGGCAAATAGCCATCCTCAGGTCTGCTGGGATCGGGTCTTCAGTAACAGTTTGCTTGATAATGAATGGCTCAATACGGTTCAGAATGTAATTAAATGTTGATCTTGACACTCGAAACGTTTTCTTGAACTGTGTGTCTGAATATGTGTTGCATACCTTGTCCCACCATCCAGCATTCCGCTTAACTCGACGACGAGAACGAACTGGACCAGGAACAGTGATGTTGTTTAATTGAGAAATTAGTAGCAGCAGCAAGACGGCAACATTCAAAACTCGTCTCCTCCTCGCAAGGGTTTTGCAACATTACATGCATGCTGAGTTGCCTTCTTCTCCTCTCTCTCATGACATTTGCTagaaaaacaagatcatttCCTGAACTCattttttccgccattttgaagcgtTGTCGCGACGTACAAAGCCGCTGACCTCTTTATTATAGGGCTCGCTCAAACTTTTTAGTTCGACAGCAATTAGTTCGACGTCTGAATCAACTGGCGAACTTAAttatttgggtcgacccaaatagatattaggttcggcacatgaaaaatTCGAAGTTTGAACTAGGCCTAAAACGTTCAGTATACTATTGGTGtcttaataatattttttgaacATACTTCTGTCATGTTGTCTTCAAATGTTTCTTGTAAAGTTGCtgaaattctatttaaattttcaaggaaaaagCGCCCTACAATTTACCACCATAGAGCATCTGAAGACACGTTGATTCACGCTTACGTAGCGAAGCGTTACTCAAATTTGAAGGCTACAGTCGATGTAGAGATAACCCGGCTATCTCTGTACTCGTTGCCAACGGGAAATGTCATCGGCAACAGTCAAACTGCAAAGCAAATAAAGGATTTGCgttttaaatatgaaattacACTTTAAAGACTGAAATATTCGCAGCGAAATTCTACTTACAATTCTGTTGGGCAATCCATACTTCATAAAACGGCTCTTTACATTGTGGGTGTGTCGATCAGTTGATTGCATGCAAGGCCAATATTTAAATACATTacgtttttttatatatatagacTAATTCGTCGCCAGGTCCTTTGCGACTTCATTTTGGCGCCCAAACGAAAGTTCTACTGCACTAGCGCAAATCACTCCGCCCGGGTGCAAAAATTAAGAGCTTAGCTCTAATTGAGCAACCATTTTAAGACTGGAGTGTTCATTGTTCTTGAATTGATTTAAACTATAGTAGTCCTGCATTGAGCTCCTCCTTTGTCGCAATCAAACACAGTTTGTGAATTGGTCTGTCGTACTCCCCATCTCTTGTCTTGATACGCACTTTTGGAACAAGGCCGACATATCAAAGATAGGTGCCTACAATACgcgccattttccattcacatcTTTTGTGTTTGGGATCCAGCTCCAATACAAGATCACTGGTCTGGATGTTATCTCGCACGCGAAACCACTTCTTTCTTGGTAACAAGTTTGGAGCGAAATACTTCATCCAACTCCTCCAGAAATCAGCAACTCTGTTTTGGGTACTCCTGAGTAACTGTCGCGGTGGGTTGTATTGGCCTAGCAGTAGGTCGTTTGGAGTGATCGGTGGGGCCTCCCAGATATCGTCGGAACTGGGGTACAGTGGggtaccgcgcaccggtggctcagttggttaagcaccgggctgtcacgcgggaggtcgtgagttcaactccggccggaccaacactcagggtctttaaataactgaggagaaagtgctgtctttgtaatgacatctgcaaatgattagactttcaagtcttctcggataaggacaataaaccggaggtcccgtctcacaaaccttgttcacatataacactgtgggacgttaaagaacccacacactattcgaaaagtgtaggggacgtggttcccggtgttgtggcctatcttcatcactcacttacatcatcactcatcatgggttgggagggttcagtgggctcataaatggactgatagcggctgccatcggcgcccttagtatgctgatgtccgagcccactgcaaaaaaaatgtaaataggacacgtatgtttgtcctatcaatcaatcgcgacattactACAGTGGTCGTCCGTTGACCATGTAGGTGATTTCTGACAGAAATGTTCTCCATTGTTCCTCAGAGTAGGCTTGGTTCTTGCAAGTGGCGTTAAATGCTTGTCTGACTGACTTAATTAGGGTCTCAACAATTCCGTTTTGGTGACTCGCATGTGGTGTATTCCATTCCCATCTGAATTCGCAGCCAAATTTATCAGAGAGGACACTCTTTATCCCAGGAATATCCCAGTTCTGTGTGGTTTCTTTCAGGTAACCTTGGGCACCTACGAAGTTTGTTCCACGGTGTGACCAGCAAACATTAGGGTATCCGCGTAAGCAGGCAAATCGTCGGAAGGCCATTAAGAATGCGTCTGAGGTTTTATTGGTGACCAGCTTTAGGTGGATCGCACATGAAGTCATGCAAGTGAAGATGATCACTTGTGCCTCTTTCAGGGTTTTGCGACCGAGTTTAATCTGTACTGGTCCGAACATGTCCATAGCAGTGTTTGAGAATGCAGGGAAGCCAGCTGCTACTCTTAGGTTTTGGATCTGTCCCAAGAGCTGGTTGAGGGGCCTTTTCCTGCATGTGACACATTTTGAGGTGACGGTCTTAGACATTCTGCGGAGTCCAATAATCCAAAATCTTTTTCTGGCCTCGTGAATTAAACTCTTATAGCCACAATGCCCACGTCGTTTGTGGAGGTCACGCAGAAGCAAGATCATAAAAGGGTGGTCTTGTGCTAACATAATAGGCTTTCTCAACTCTTCCACGAGACATCTGACATCTTCAAGTCGACCATGCGCACGAAGAAGGCCATCTTCACCCTTCTTTGCCACTAGTTTCTTATCCAAACTGTCTTCGTTGATGTGAAATTGACTCCACTTCAGAAGCTGAGTCTCGGCAGACTTCAGTTCCTGAACTGAAATGGGCCCTGACTTCGGGTTCATTTTCCGAGCGTTGTGAATAAAGCGACGAACGTGGGCAAGAGTTCTCCTTATCTTGGAGTACGTAGAACACGTTTTCAGCAAATGTAAAAGGATAGGATTTTCTTCAGATTTATGCTGATCTAGTCCTGGACATACTTCTGCGGCGGCAGTGTGATGTTTACCGGCTTTCTTCTCTTTCTGAAACGTTTTCTTCTCTTTTAAAGCTTCAAGGTCGTTCACATTTGTGTTAACTTGGGTTTGATCTTGAAAGTTGGGCCACTTTTCTTCTGGCAACTCTAGGAAGGATGGTCCCTCTGCCCACTTCATGAGATGATTAAGATGGATTCCTCTCGTCAGAGCATTTGCAGGGTTGTTGTTAAATTTGATGTAATGAAATTGGTCTGCCCCAATGGTCTCTTGAATTTCAGCCACTCTGGCAGATACAAAGGGCCTGAAACCCCATGGTGGGGTTCTGATCCAGAACAAAACAGTTGATTAACCGATCCAGAAGAATCGTTCCCAGTCCTACGCTTTTGTGAATTCCAATGCCTTTACACATGTACATGCGTGCGAGTGATAAACAGCCCAACAGTTCTAATCTCAGGATGCTTTTCTTCTTCAGTGGTGCTATGAAAGCCTTTATCATGACTGGAACACAACGATAGTTTCTGCCAGCAAGTTTCCACTGTAGGAAGATGACTGCACTGCACCATAAGCCTGCTCACCACCATCAGAGAATCCGTGAATCTGAGGCACACCCACTGCGTTGCTTGGTTTTAGCTTGCGTTCAAAGTGAAATGACAGGAGATAATTTATGGACTGGACATTCTCTAACCATGTTTGCTGAATACTCTCAGGAAGGATGTCATCCCAGCTGTAACCCAAAGTGCATAACCCTTGCAAGTCAATTCTGAACTTGATAGTAACGGGTGACACAAGTCTGATAGGATCCCAGAGTTGAGCGAGAAACTTCAGACAGCTTCTTTTGGAGAAGCCTTCCAGTAAGCCAACCACGTTTTCTTTCTTGAAGGTAAACTTGTCTTCTTCTTTATCCCATTTGTGGCCAAGCAGATGTGTAAATCTCTCACCACTAAACTGGTCAATTTCTGAGTGGTTGGAATGCCACGCCTTAATTTGAAACTGGCCGTTTCCAAGGACGGTGTCAATTTCTTTGATTATTCTCTTGGCTTTTGTTGAGTTGCTTTCGGAGCCCGCGATATCGTCCATGTACGCGTGATCTTGAAGTTCTTGGGCTGCGTCTGGAAATTCGACTTGTGAGACTTTAGCTAAGTAATTGATGGCGTTCGAGGCAATATCTGGTGCTGGCTTGTCGCCAAAATTTAATCTGAGCCACTGGAAGACTGAGGGCGTTTCACTTTTGTCGCTTCTCCACTAGAATCTGTGAAAGACTTGGTCATCAGGGTGCACTAGTACCCGAGTAAGCCACTTCGTTCCATCGCCAGGCCATAAGCACATTGGGAAGACTGTTAGTGTAATTAGGTCCTTTCTCGAGGTGATCATTTAGGGAAAGACCATCATGGCCTTTTGAAGACGCATCGAAAACAAGGCGAACCTTAATAGTTCTCTCTGGTGTGAAAACTGCTTGCAAGGGCAGATACCATTCGGGTTGACCGTGATCAACTTCTTCTGTAGGAACTTTAATTACGAAATCTTGTTCCAACAGCTTTTGTACCTCGTCATTTACGATTGCAAAGCATTCTTTTCTTTTGAACGACTTCTCAGCAGACTGCATTCTTTTGAAGGCAATGTCATAATTGCTGCATTTGGGGGGTCCATTCTCATTCCAAGGCATTCTTACTTGGATTCTTCCATCTACCAATGTAGTTGAATCAGATTGCGTTCACACTTGAGGGAATTAAGTTCAATTTGAACAGCCTTAGAAGAAACAAGTTTATCCCAAaccttttctcaaaaaaattgttcTCACTGAAAGTGTTGCTAATATTTGAGCCGGCAATACACTTTGTATGCAGTATCAACCTGAATTATTAAGTACCCCATGTAAAGGTGATAATAAATTAAGGATGGCGGAACTGTTGGTCGGAGTTTTGTTTATGTTGTGGGTTACTGCTCTGGAGAAAGTTCTTCGTAACCGAAGAGCTGCTTTTCgtttgtcaaagaaaaattatCTACGGAATCAACTCTACCGTATCTTTCGATTTCGGCAAACACAACGATTTTTGGCACTCGTTGGCATAGCAGTTTGTGGACTGACAAGGGTTTGTAGAATTTTTCATTATCGCTCAGTCTGGGTGAGGGAACGTAGTTCTGACTGGTGGCACCGTGTTGTTAACAGAACGTGGACTGCAGATGACTGGCGCAAAAACTTCCGCATGTGTAAGGAAACCTTAAACCACATTTGCGatgagcttgctcctgaaatatctcggcaaaatacAAGATTTCGGAGAGCTATACCTACGCGCCAAAGGGTTGCTGTTGCACTATGGAGGCTTGCCACAAATGTAGAGTATCGAACAATCAGCCACTTATTTGGCATTGGAAGATGTACGGCTTGTGGTATTGTGCACGATGTTTGTAGAGCCATTGTTAAAACTCTTCTTCCAATATACATTCAACTGCCCCAAGGAGAGCGCCTTGATGAAACTATTCATGGCTTTGAGAGAATTAAGAGATTTCCTCAAGTTGGTGGAGTAATCGATGGTTGTCATATTCCTATCATAGCCCCGGAGGAACATCATGAAGATTACCACAACAGAAAGGGGTACCATTCAATTATCTTACAAGGTGTTGTGGATCCAAAATACTGCTTTACTGATGTATTCATTGGTTGGCCTGGACGAGTACATGATGCTAGGGTGCTGGCGAATTCTCCCCTTTACGGTCTTGGCCAAAATGGAACTCTTTTTCCACCCGACAAAACTGAAGTCATAAATGGTGTAACGATTCCTGTTGTCATAATTGGCGATGCAGCGTATCCTTTACTGGAATGGCTCATGAAACCGTATGCAGATAATGGCCGCCTGACCCCAAGTCAGAGAGCCTTCAATAACAACCTAAGCAGCACCCGAATGGCCGTGGAAATTGCATTTGGGCGACTCAAAGGACGCTGGAGGATTTTGCTTAAGCGCCTAGACATGAAAACACAAAATGTACCATTGGCAGTGGGCGCATGTTGTACCCTTCACAACATTTGTGAGATTCACGGTAAGGCATTTGATGACAACTGGTGGccaaatgataatgatgatgatgacaatttgGATGATGATGGGGATGGTGGTGTAGCAGTTGCAGCCCTCCATCCAGCAGTAGCAATGCGAAATGCCATCTCTTTAAACTTTTGAATGCAAATAAACACTGTTGTTGAAGATGTGAATGATAATCACAGCTATGAATACTACTTAAATAAGCAGTAGTGAAAGTAAAGGCTGAAAAAAAATACCAGGTCTGTACAGCTTAAGGCTATATTTTCACTACTGGTTAAGTTGTGTTCATAACAGCTATGATCATTCACATATTCATTCTTTAATCCTCAGTTGAAATATATCATCTTCATATATTCATTGTCACAAACACTGTTTAGTAGCCTTGTTGAATGCATGTGATTCGACCAATGGTGAGTCACCTCATGGCTTCACTATTCACCTGCTAGACTTTTTTCAGTACCTCAATACATGTAGCCTTGCCACTTTAGTTGCTGCTGTCCTTCTATTCTGGACATTTATTTTACATCTATTCATAGTTTATAATGGAGTCCTCCTTCACTGTTTTATTGTGAAAGTAGTAAAGCTGATAGGGCTTCATGAGGTGAATGCTTTCaattttgtttggtttaatTGTTTGGTTTTATTGTTGTGTTGTCAAAGGGGAGTGGGCTTTTTCATGGATTGGGAGCTGCTGTGTTAAAGTGACAGGATTTTGTTGGAAAGTTTGAGtgcaaataataaaaaaagaggcATCTGAAAGGAATGCCTGAGGTTACTAGTacttttttagttttgtttttcaccCTAGATGGTGGTATTCTAAAATACAGACAACAATATCACAATTAATACTATACTACTACTGTAGCATTCCTTTGCACCACCAGTCTGATGATGGTATAGAGCAATACTgcaaagttgctgcaaatacactgtttaaaattgttttgccTGTATTTTGGACACAAATGCACATTTTGGAATATGTGTTCATGGTGCGTACAGGCATCTGTTGTCATTCCATAGATTATTTTGTAGTCCTTGACTTGCTTATCGGGAACTGGTATTTGAATACTGAAACAGTTGGAATAAAACCAGTTGTAACCCCTTAAAGAGAGTATAACCAAAATGTGGAAGTGCTTCCAAGAAAATGGATGAAACCTTTTTAATTCCCATTGTCAGTCAGACTCATTTGTGTTTggaaattttgcataatcaaaAAAGAGCAAGTGGAATTGTTGA from Montipora capricornis isolate CH-2021 chromosome 2, ASM3666992v2, whole genome shotgun sequence includes the following:
- the LOC138036637 gene encoding uncharacterized protein, translated to MKWAEGPSFLELPEEKWPNFQDQTQVNTNVNDLEALKEKKTFQKEKKAGKHHTAAAEVCPGLDQHKSEENPILLHLLKTCSTYSKIRRTLAHVRRFIHNARKMNPKSGPISVQELKSAETQLLKWSQFHINEDSLDKKLVAKKGEDGLLRAHGRLEDVRCLVEELRKPIMLAQDHPFMILLLRDLHKRRGHCGYKSLIHEARKRFWIIGLRRMSKTVTSKCVTCRKRPLNQLLGQIQNLRVAAGFPAFSNTAMDMFGPVQIKLGRKTLKEAQVIIFTCMTSCAIHLKLVTNKTSDAFLMAFRRFACLRGYPNVCWSHRGTNFVGAQGYLKETTQNWDIPGIKSVLSDKFGCEFRWEWNTPHASHQNGIVETLIKSVRQAFNATCKNQAYSEEQWRTFLSEITYMVNGRPL
- the LOC138036644 gene encoding uncharacterized protein, with amino-acid sequence MPWNENGPPKCSNYDIAFKRMQSAEKSFKRKECFAIVNDEVQKLLEQDFVIKVPTEEVDHGQPEWYLPLQAVFTPERTIKVRLVFDASSKGHDGLSLNDHLEKGPNYTNSLPNVLMAWRWNEVAYSGTSAP
- the LOC138036651 gene encoding uncharacterized protein translates to MAELLVGVLFMLWVTALEKVLRNRRAAFRLSKKNYLRNQLYRIFRFRQTQRFLALVGIAVCGLTRVCRIFHYRSVWVRERSSDWWHRVVNRTWTADDWRKNFRMCKETLNHICDELAPEISRQNTRFRRAIPTRQRVAVALWRLATNVEYRTISHLFGIGRCTACGIVHDVCRAIVKTLLPIYIQLPQGERLDETIHGFERIKRFPQVGGVIDGCHIPIIAPEEHHEDYHNRKGYHSIILQGVVDPKYCFTDVFIGWPGRVHDARVLANSPLYGLGQNGTLFPPDKTEVINGVTIPVVIIGDAAYPLLEWLMKPYADNGRLTPSQRAFNNNLSSTRMAVEIAFGRLKGRWRILLKRLDMKTQNVPLAVGACCTLHNICEIHGKAFDDNWWPNDNDDDDNLDDDGDGGVAVAALHPAVAMRNAISLNF